From the Megalops cyprinoides isolate fMegCyp1 chromosome 21, fMegCyp1.pri, whole genome shotgun sequence genome, one window contains:
- the asns gene encoding asparagine synthetase [glutamine-hydrolyzing]: MCGIWALFGSDDCLSTQCTCAMKIAHRGPDAFRFENVNGFTNCCFGFHRLAIVDQLYGMQPLRVKKFPFLWLCYNGEIYNHHRLRKKFEFDYQTKMDGEVLLHLYERFGIERMASLLDGVFAFILLDTANRKVFLGRDTYGVRPMFKMITDNGFLAVCSEAKGLTEITHSMSTPAEVTPFPPGHFEVFDLKANGKVESIQLDRYHSCTDEPKHAIYDSVEPLPSGFELETVKSNIRTLFENAVRKRLMAHRRIGCLLSGGLDSSLVAAMLVKLAKEAELKYPVQTFSIGAEDSPDVLAARKVAAHIGSEHHEVNFTPEEGISALEEVIFHLETYDITTIRASVGMYLVSKYIREKTDSVVIFSGEGSDELTQGYIYFHKAPSPQAAAEDSVRLLKELFMFDVLRADRTTAAHGLELRVPFLDHRFTAYYLSLPEEMRVPKDGVEKHLLRDAFKGMNLIPEEILWRRKEAFSDGMTSVKKSWYSCLQDHIESKVNDTQLDKAVFSHNPPRTKEAYFYRQIFEKYYPGRASWLSHYWMPRWIKATDPSARTLSIYKPDKDE; this comes from the exons ATGTGTGGCATCTGGGCTTTGTTCGGCAGCGACGACTGCCTCTCGACGCAGTGCACGTGTGCCATGAAGATCGCGCACCGCGGGCCTGACGCCTTCCGCTTCGAGAATGTCAACGGCTTCACCAACTGCTGCTTCGGCTTCCACCGGCTGGCCATCGTCGACCAGCTGTACGGCATGCAGCCGCTGCGGGTCAAGAAGTTCCCCTTCCTCTGGCTCTGCTACAACGGAGAGATCTACAACCATCACAGG CTGAGGAAGAAGTTCGAGTTCGACTACCAGACCAAGATGGACGGTGAGGTCCTGCTTCACCTGTACGAGCGGTTCGGGATCGAGAGGATGGCCTCTCTCCTGGACGGGGTGTTCGCCTTCATCCTGCTGGACACGGCCAACCGCAAAGTCTTCCTGGGGAGGGACACCTACGGGGTGCGCCCCATGTTCAAGATGATAACGGACAACGGCTTCCTCGCAGTCTGCTCCGAGGCTAAAG GCCTGACGGAGATCACGCACTCGATGTCCACCCCGGCCGAGGTCACGCCCTTCCCCCCCGGACACTTTGAGGTGTTCGACCTGAAGGCCAACGGCAAGGTGGAGTCCATCCAGCTGGACCGCTACCACAGCTGCACGGACGAGCCCAAGCACGCCATCTACGACAGCGTGGAGCCACTCCCCTCAG GTTTTGAGCTGGAGACGGTGAAGAGCAACATCAGGACTCTGTTTGAAAACGCAGTGCGCAAACGGCTGATGGCTCACAGGAGGATCGGCTGCCTTCTGTCCG GTGGGCTGGATTCCAGCCTGGTTGCTGCGATGCTGGTGAAATTggctaaggaggcggagctgaAGTACCCAGTTCAGACCTTCTCCATCGGTGCGGAGGACAGCCCCGACGTCCTGGCGGCCCGCAAG GTGGCGGCGCACATCGGCAGCGAGCATCACGAGGTGAACTTTACCCCCGAGGAGGGCATCAGTGCCTTAGAGGAGGTCATCTTCCACCTGGAGACGTACGACATCACCACCATCCGCGCCTCCGTCG GAATGTATCTGGTTTCCAAGTACATCCGGGAGAAGACCGACAGCGTGGTGATCTTCTCTGGGGAGGGGTCTGACGAGCTGACCCAGGGATACATCTATTTCCACAAG GCCCCATCGCCCCAGGCAGCCGCGGAGGACAGTGTGCGTCTGCTGAAGGAGCTGTTCATGTTCGACGTGCTGAGAGCCGACCGCACCACCGCCGCCCATGG gCTGGAGCTGAGAGTTCCCTTCCTGGATCACAGATTCACCGCCtactacctctctctccctgaagaGATGAGGGTTCCAAAG GACGGGGTGGAGAAGCACCTCCTGAGAGACGCGTTTAAGGGGATGAACCTGATTCCAGAGGAGATTCTGTGGAGACGCAAAGAGGCCTTCAGCGACGGCATGACCTCCGTGAAGAAGTCGTGGTACTCCTGCCTGCAGGACCACATCGAGTCTAAG GTGAACGACACCCAGCTAGACAAAGCTGTGTTCAGCCACAACCCTCCCCGGACGAAAGAGGCCTACTTCTACCGGCAGATCTTTGAGAAGTACTACCCCGGCCGGGCCTCCTGGCTGTCCCACTACTGGATGCCCCGCTGGATCAAGGCCACAGACCCGTCCGCCCGGACGCTGTCCATCTACAAGCCTGACAAGGACGAGTGA
- the anln gene encoding anillin — translation MDPFTEKLLERTRARRENLQRKMAERPTPASRQMVKRTREPLTEANGPGELASENAPPSTKPSPSKRRCSSEKDRPVAGSENCEPPVAMAKDPVTDKKPPVAPVSGRPTSSLERSAPRPVPERRDTPEPAPEHSDVSGGDAGTAVSGMRSRLQRLAQQRQYWDSDAAPDGAPDSSTPSPVKTQRQEACPAPVSSEAPVGRRGRLANLAATIGSWEDDLSHSAPRRDNAQTQPGTACLPAPARETPGIGAKASATATRPQPGAASDSKPGSSAKQTLHSPVKSTRVAFPNPQKAELPEVRPAPQAGRGVSASPLKTTAPPPSSPTALHSGRTFPASPQKAGLSKPEPTRSDSQTPLRSPGPARQPDLSRDAHPSPKKPELLAKPAVPPASLSREATPLQRGPAHTPATGGAGVKSFLERFGERCQERSTHNSPSTTPGQRTPGVTPNTRLVQDRLKNTQVVTATADLTLKQKLEREKELAQIRSRFQRGNMWKSDRDPEEKELPQPPAESKTEEEPTAPPADTVGTAGLESVGATTSTSSLLEKEEFSLEKRTVEEEREKEEHADPEVVREIEMNVDEVNSSEVINELFEGVLEDSKGQSTAGEEEEEDEEEEDGDEDALNISSMSLLTPLVETVAAVARSPEMKLMTSTPASSFCEKSRTPDGNSRPSKFQRARVARAGAPDGPEDAASADEDHNLPYSIDAYRSTRIKETERPHVRQVIVRKEDVSQKGEEPARPNHVSIKQRMKVLSNEMNLQQTVIHQASQALNCCTDEEHGKGSQVEAEAERLLLIATERRAALKAELDRLKGEGPAGQKKASASSKPQDDTGMSASRGTVSLLELRLPLKADFVCAAANKPESASYYFFIMIRAGAENTVATPLASTRNALSGDALTFSTRFTLPDVSNDFEIDVEVYCLVQKREVYSDKRKKPSKSKAITPKRLLTSITKSNLQTPVMASPGGPNAVRTSSFTLVGSHKLTLASIGKNKFPLEKINVEGTERQLLSDLFQYKVPFLCPLEGHVYLKLQCEVGSRLEERGFLTMFEDVSGFGAWHRRWCVLSGYCISYWTYPDDEKRKNPIGRINLANCTSRKVEPANREFCARPNTFELITVRPQREDDKETLVSRCKNTMCVTKNWLSADTKEERNLWMQKLNQILVDLRMWQPDSCYRPL, via the exons ATGGATCCATTTACTGAG AAGCTCCTGGAGCGCACCCGAGCCCGCAGGGAGAACCTGCAGAGGAAGATGGCTGAGAGGCCCACGCCCGCCAGCAGACAGATGGTCAAGAGGACCAGAGAGCCGCTGACCGAGGCCAACGGCCCAGGCGAGCTGGCCAGCGAGAACG CCCCGCCCTCCACAAAGCCGTCCCCCTCCAAGCGCAGGTGCTCCTCTGAAAAGGATCGTCCCGTCGCGGGGTCGGAGAACTGCGAGCCCCCGGTTGCCATGGCGAAGGACCCTGTGACAGATAAGAAGCCCCCGGTGGCGCCCGTGAGCGGCCGGCCCACCTCCTCACTGGAGAGGAGCGCCCCACGCCCCGTCCCGGAGAGGAGGGACACGCCCGAGCCAGCGCCCGAACACAGTGATGTCAGCGGCGGTGACGCGGGAACCGCGGTGTCCGGCATGCGGTCACGCCTGCAGAGACTGGCCCAGCAGAGGCAGTACTGGGACAGCGACG CTGCTCCAGATGGCGCCCCGGAcagctccaccccctctcccgTGAAGACGCAGCGTCAGGAGGCGTGCCCCGCCCCCGTGTCCTCCGAGGCTCCCGTCGGGAGGCGGGGCCGGCTGGCCAACCTGGCCGCCACCATTGGCTCCTGGGAGGATGACCTCAGCCACTCGGCGCCGCGGAGAGACAATGCACAAACGCAGCCTGGTACCGCCTGTTTACCCGCTCCGGCCCGCGAGACCCCCGGCATCGGCGCCAAGGCCAGCGCCACGGCAACCCGCCCGCAGCCTGGAGCCGCGTCCGACAGCAAGCCCGGCAGCTCTGCGAAACAG ACGCTCCATTCCCCTGTGAAGTCCACCAGAGTGGCCTTCCCGAACCCCCAGAAGGCGGAGCTTCCCGAGGTCAGGCCCGCTCCTCAGGCGGGGCGGGGCGTGTCCGCCAGCCCTCTGAAAaccacagcccctcccccatccagccccactgcactgcattctgggagaacCTTCCCCGCCAGTCCTCAGAAAGCGGGGCTCTCAAAGCCAGAGCCGACCCGCTCTGATTCCCAGACTCCCCTGCGGAGCCCAGGGCCCGCCCGACAGCCCGACTTGAGCCGGGACGCCCACCCCAGCCCCAAGAAGCCCGAGCTGCTGGCCAAGCCAGCGGTGCCCCCCGCCTCCCTGTCCAGAGAGGCCACACCCCTTCAGAGAGGCCCCGCCCACACCCCAG CCACCGGAGGAGCAGGTGTGAAGTCATTCCTGGAGCGTTTTGGGGAGAGGTGCCAGGAGCGCTCCACCCATAACTCCCCCTCCACCACACCGGGCCAGAGGACTCCTGGGGTCACCCCCAACACTCGCCTGGTCCAGGACCGGCTGAAGAACACCCAGGTGGTCACGGCCACCGCCGACCTGACCCTGAAGCAGAAGCTG GAGCGGGAGAAGGAGCTGGCACAGATCCGCAGCCGCTTCCAGAGAGGCAACATGTGGAAGAGCGACAGAGACCCTGAGGAAAAG gagCTGCCACAGCCTCCAGCAGAAAGCAAGACTGAGGAGGAacccacagcgccccctgcgGACACAGTGGGCACTGCAG GGCTTGAAAGTGTGGGTGCAACCACCTCCACATCCAGCTTGTTGGAAAAGGAAGAGTTTTCATTGGAGAAGAGGactgtggaggaagagagggagaaagaggagcatGCTG ATCCTGAGGTTGTGCGTGAGATTGAGATGAACGTGGACGAGGTGAACAGCTCCGAGGTCATCAATGAGCTCTTCGAGGGCGTTCTGGAGGACAGCAAGGGGCAGAgcactgcaggagaggaggaggaggaggatgaagaggaggaggatggggacGAAGATGCTCTGAACATCTCCTCCATGTCTCTGCTGACCCCCCTGGTAGAGACAGTTGCTGCTGTAGCAAGAAGCCCAGAGATGAAGCTGATG ACCTCCACCCCGGCGAGCTCTTTCTGTGAGAAGAGCAGGACCCCTGACGGTAACTCTCGCCCCAGTAAGTTCCAGAGAGCGCGTGTCGCCCGGGCTGGTGCGCCTGACGGCCCCGAGGACGCGGCTTCCGCTGACGAGGACCACAACCTGCCCTACAG CATCGACGCGTACAGGTCGACCAGGATCAAGGAGACGGAGAGGCCGCACGTGCGGCAGGTGATCGTCAGGAAGGAGGATGTCAGTcagaagggggaggagccagcGCGGCCCAATCACGTCAGCATCAAGCAGAGGATGAAG GTCCTGAGCAATGAGATGAACCTGCAGCAGACGGTGATCCACCAGGCCAGTCAGGCCCTCAACTGCTGCACTGATGAGGAGCATGGGAAAGGCTCCCAGGTGGAGGCCGAGGCCGAGAGGCTGCTGCTCATCGCCA CTGAGAGACGCGCAGCGCTGAAAGCGGAGTTGGACCGTCTGAAGGGGGAGGGTCCCGCAGGTCAGAAGAAGGCGTCGGCTTCCTCCAAACCTCAGGACGACACAGGAATGTCCGCCTCCAGGGGGACAGTCTCCCTGCTGGAGCTCCGCCTCCCGCTGAAGGCTGACtttgtctgtgctgctgctaACAAaccag agTCGGCCAGTTATTACTTCTTCATCATGATCCGGGCGGGGGCAGAGAACACGGTGGCCACGCCCCTGGCGAGCACGAGGAACGCCCTGAGCGGAGACGCCCTCACCTTCTCCACCAGGTTTACGCT GCCTGATGTTTCAAATGACTTTGAAATCGACGTTGAAGTTTACTGCCTG GTCCAGAAGCGGGAGGTGTACTCTGATAAGAGGAAGAAGCCCAGCAAATCAAAG GCGATCACTCCCAAACGACTCCTCACCTCCATCACG AAGAGCAATCTCCAGACCCCAG TGATGGCTAGCCCAGGCGGCCCCAACGCTGTCCGCACCAGCAGCTTCACCCTCGTCGGGTCCCACAAACTCACGCTGGCCTCCATCGGCAAAAACAAGTTCCCCCTCGAGAAG ATCAATGTTGAAGGCACCGAGAGACAGCTTCTCAGTGACTTGTTTCAGTATAAG GTGCCCTTCCTGTGCCCGCTGGAGGGACACGTGTACCTGAAGCTGCAGTGCGAGGTGGGCTCTCGCCTGGAGGAGAGGGGCTTCCTG ACGATGTTCGAGGACGTCAGCGGCTTCGGAGCCTGGCACAGGAGGTGGTGTGTTCTTTCAGGATACTGCATCTCGTACTGGACCTACCCGGACGACGAGAAACGCAAG AACCCCATTGGTCGGATTAACCTGGCAAACTGCACGAGCCGGAAGGTGGAGCCGGCGAACAGGGAGTTCTGCGCCCGGCCCAACACCTTCGAGCTGATCACCGTCAGGCCACAGAGGGAGGACGACAAGGAGACGCTGGTCAGCCGCTGCAAGAACACCATGTGTGTCACCAA GAACTGGCTGAGCGCTGACACCAAGGAAGAGAGAAACCTGTGGATGCAGAAGCTCAACCAGATCCTGGTGGACCTGCGCATGTGGCAGCCAGACTCCTGCTACAGGCCTTTGTGA
- the LOC118769056 gene encoding uncharacterized protein KIAA0895-like: protein MERPTSPSQVFLEQLQSGVLKDLFTTGTSTFNVHQHGREGEDGRDSRSPRKSRTPRLLRASVVHRSEGCPPHGDPLLGHPRESLGSRQGRGLAVMGRSLDLSPRLPAHSADCPLLVEGSAAYDTDSTALQRRLCIFSAVKPSNVEAEKTKFFMSNFTYNPQFEYSHRLPPTVQDRYSDASDTFLTQAVRILEQALQKYGSYERFERATGGNLVSKKRIRNHVKKYMEKEGCLGEIAVHLTEDLLSRASMTVVNSRPTLTINVSMAREYWLEGMLRHEIGTHYLRGMNNSQQPWSSGVGRRRYELKHYNPTEEGLASLHSVLFRKDPTLWRAALLYYTVYQASRLSFSRLFQDLGRFVQDPHTRWDYCIRAKRGQTDTALPGCFSKDQVYLDGVVRLLRYREHVDFQLLMALGKVSYEDVDRLRDLAFMEHVRIPHFLQDRARYHAQLCRIMEVNQLTDGELRKLI, encoded by the exons ATGGAGAGGCCGACGAGCCCCAGCCAGGTGtttctggagcagctgcagtCCGGCGTGCTGAAGGACCTCTTCACCACCGGAACCAGCACCTTCAACGTGCACCAGCacggcagagagggggaggacgGCCGGGACAGCAGGAGCCCCCGAAAATCCCGCACCCCCAGGCTCCTGCGTGCATCTGTGGTGCACAGGAGCGAGGGCTGTCCTCCCCACGGGGACCCCCTGCTGGGACACCCCCGGGAGAGCCTGGGCAGCCGGCAGGGCAGGGGGCTGGCGGTGATGGGGCGGTCTCTGGACCTGTCCCCGCGCCTCCCTGCTCACAGCGcagactgccccctgctggtggaggGCAGCGCCGCGTATGACACGGACAGCACCGCTCTGCAACGGAGACTCTGTATCTTCTCTGCCGTAAAGCCGTCCAATGTGGAGGCCGAGAAGACCAAGTTCTTCATGTCCAACTTCACCTACAACCCGCAGTTTGAGTACAGCCACCGGCTCCCCCCCACAGTGCAGGACCGATACAGCGACGCCTCCGACACGTTCCTCACACAG GCGGTGCGGATCCTGGAGCAGGCTCTGCAGAAGTACGGGAGCTATGAGAGGTTTGAGCGGGCCACCGGGGGGAACCTCGTCTCCAAAAAACGCATCAGGAACCACGTCAAGAAGTACATGGAGAAGGAGGGCTGTCTGggggag ATTGCAGTCCACCTGACAGAAGACCTCCTGTCCAGGGCCTCGATGACAGTAGTGAACAGCCGTCCCACCCTAACCATCAACGTCTCCATGGCCCGGGAGTACTGGCTGGAGGGCATGCTGAGGCACGAGATCG GTACGCACTATCTGCGCGGGATGAATAACAGCCAGCAGCCGTGGAGCAGCGGGGTGGGCAGGCGCAGGTATGAGCTGAAGCACTACAACCCGACGGAGGAGGGCCTAGCCAGCCTCCACAGCGTGCTGTTCCGGAAGGACCCCACCCTGTGGCGTGCGGCGTTACTGTACTACACCGTGTACCAGGCCAGCCGCCTGTCCTTCTCCCGGCTCTTCCAGGACCTGGGCCGCTTCGTGCAGGACCCCCACACACGCTGGGACTACTGCATCCGCGCCAAGCGGGGCCAGACCGACACCGCGCTGCCCG GCTGCTTCAGTAAGGACCAGGTGTACCTGGACGGCGTCGTGAGGCTGCTGAGGTACAGGGAGCACGTTGACTTCCAGCTGCTCATGGCCCTGGGGAAG GTGTCGTATGAGGACGTGGATCGGCTGCGTGACCTGGCCTTCATGGAGCACGTGCGAATACCTCACTTCCTGCAGGACCGAGCCCGCTACCATGCACAGCTCTGCCGGATCATGGAGGTCAACCAGCTGACGGACGGGGAGCTGCGCAAGCTCATCTGA